The following coding sequences lie in one Chryseobacterium culicis genomic window:
- a CDS encoding glycoside hydrolase family 125 protein codes for MERRNFIKTSALAGAGLLFTQNVFAKNLVLDDFPVVRVPKEKRHFTSESVENAIAAFKKKVKNKELSWLFENSFPNTLDTTVFYNETNGTPDTYVITGDIDAMWLRDSSAQVFPYLQFSKKDEKLHKLISGVIHKQTTFILKDPYANAFYNDDQKISKWKEYDHTDMKPGTHERKWEIDSLCYPIRLAYHFWKTTGDTKPFDANWLKGIKLTLQTFTEQQRKHDLGPYKFERTTAWATDGVPMGGYGYPTKPVGLISSMFRPSDDATIYGFLIPSNLFAVVSLRQAAEMVSQIKNEKTLAQQLNSLADEVDAAIKKYGIYNHPEFGKIYAFEVNGFGSYNLMDDANCPSLLGLPYLDAVKADDPVYLNTRKFVWSENNPFFFKGKLAEGIGGPHIGLDMIWPMSIIMKALTTKDKSEIRWCIDTLQKTHGGTGFMHESFHKDDAKKFTREWFAWANTLFGELLWKTFNENPELLT; via the coding sequence ATGGAAAGGAGAAATTTTATTAAAACAAGTGCACTGGCCGGAGCCGGATTGCTGTTCACTCAGAATGTTTTTGCTAAAAATTTAGTATTGGACGATTTTCCTGTTGTCCGTGTTCCTAAAGAAAAAAGACATTTTACCAGCGAATCCGTAGAAAATGCTATTGCAGCGTTTAAAAAGAAAGTGAAAAACAAAGAGCTAAGCTGGCTTTTTGAAAACAGCTTTCCCAATACATTAGATACTACTGTTTTCTATAATGAAACCAACGGAACGCCTGATACATACGTAATCACAGGAGATATCGATGCCATGTGGCTTCGTGACAGTTCTGCACAGGTTTTCCCTTATCTGCAGTTTTCGAAAAAAGATGAAAAACTGCACAAACTGATCTCAGGAGTAATCCACAAGCAGACCACATTCATCCTGAAAGATCCTTACGCGAATGCTTTCTACAACGATGATCAGAAGATCAGCAAATGGAAAGAATACGACCATACCGATATGAAGCCGGGAACCCATGAAAGAAAATGGGAAATTGACTCGCTTTGCTATCCAATCCGTCTGGCCTACCACTTCTGGAAAACAACAGGAGATACAAAACCTTTTGATGCCAACTGGCTGAAAGGAATTAAACTTACCCTGCAGACCTTTACAGAACAGCAGAGAAAACATGATCTTGGACCTTACAAATTCGAGCGTACAACAGCCTGGGCAACAGATGGGGTACCGATGGGAGGATATGGTTATCCGACAAAACCTGTAGGATTGATCAGCTCTATGTTCCGTCCAAGTGATGATGCTACCATTTATGGATTCCTGATTCCTTCCAACTTATTTGCTGTGGTAAGCTTACGTCAGGCTGCGGAAATGGTTTCTCAGATTAAAAATGAAAAAACGTTGGCTCAACAACTGAACAGTCTTGCTGATGAGGTAGATGCAGCCATCAAAAAATACGGAATTTACAATCATCCTGAATTTGGAAAAATATACGCTTTTGAAGTGAATGGCTTCGGAAGTTACAACCTGATGGATGATGCGAACTGCCCAAGCTTGCTGGGACTGCCTTATCTGGATGCGGTGAAAGCTGATGACCCTGTTTATTTGAATACAAGAAAATTTGTGTGGTCAGAAAACAATCCGTTCTTCTTCAAAGGTAAGCTGGCAGAGGGAATAGGAGGTCCACATATCGGACTTGACATGATCTGGCCAATGAGTATCATAATGAAGGCACTCACTACTAAAGACAAAAGTGAGATCAGATGGTGTATAGATACCTTACAGAAAACGCACGGAGGAACAGGCTTTATGCATGAATCCTTCCATAAAGACGATGCCAAAAAGTTCACCAGAGAATGGTTTGCATGGGCAAATACCTTGTTTGGAGAACTGTTATGGAAAACCTTTAACGAAAACCCTGAGCTACTGACATAG
- a CDS encoding endo-beta-N-acetylglucosaminidase H: MKKKSIFTALIAMMLQSGSLINAQQLSPTGICYVEVNNNNILNAGSYKLQTSNSYLFNVVNIFAANINYDTSRGRAYLYSNNNVTKVLTNADTYIKPLQQKGMKVVLTILGNHQGAGICNFPTREAAKDFALQLANTVNTYGLDGIDFDDEYSEYGNNGTGQPNDSSFVMLVQELRALLPNKIISFYYYGPAASRLSWNGARVGDNVNYSWNAMYGTFSAPNVPPLTKAQISPAAVWMGNTSNSTTTSLATQTKNGGYGVFMWYDLHGTNEATQLSAGTQTLYGEQTVLSTPLQSWTQGTNCDAPIGLYTSNLTGTSAKLNWSAVGANTYDIDYKPASSTTWTNAVSATSSTSVTVSGLTANTEYDWRIRTNCSVKSAYMFAPRFTSSSGTTPTGSYALSLDGSTESGAAGSMNLSGSALSFEGWIKPSSFKSASPYISSIMGTEISDSNSAFLRLGDAGLANNKLQFVVSINNVQQKLASATALNANTWYHVAATYDGSNMKLYINGVLDATKAQTGSVNSNGAFNVGYLYNTSRNFNGKVDEVRVWKRALSQTEISQNMCNVTVPATSLAAYWKFNEGSGSTVQDISGNGVTLTLTGVDASNWGTDLPCTTGSSLLARTGTNQKAINAGQISVKNQIKLYPNPVSKSSSLTVSVPDEYSKGKLTVYDFNGRIVDTKSLNSGDNQYELSRISAGNYILQFESHDGSLKQSEKLIVK; the protein is encoded by the coding sequence ATGAAAAAAAAATCCATCTTTACCGCACTGATTGCCATGATGCTTCAGTCAGGTTCTCTGATTAACGCCCAACAGCTTAGTCCTACAGGAATATGCTATGTGGAAGTGAATAACAACAACATCCTGAATGCAGGATCGTACAAACTGCAGACATCGAACAGCTACCTGTTCAATGTGGTCAATATTTTTGCGGCTAACATTAATTATGATACCAGCCGTGGAAGAGCTTATTTGTATTCCAATAACAACGTTACGAAAGTTCTTACCAATGCAGATACCTACATAAAACCACTCCAGCAAAAAGGAATGAAAGTAGTGTTGACGATTTTGGGAAATCACCAGGGTGCCGGAATCTGTAATTTTCCTACCCGTGAGGCGGCAAAAGACTTTGCATTACAGCTTGCCAATACAGTGAATACTTACGGTCTTGATGGGATTGATTTTGATGATGAATATTCAGAATATGGAAATAACGGAACTGGGCAGCCTAATGACAGCTCTTTTGTAATGTTGGTTCAGGAGCTCAGAGCCTTATTACCGAATAAAATTATTTCATTCTATTATTATGGACCTGCAGCTTCAAGGCTTTCCTGGAACGGAGCCAGAGTAGGAGACAATGTCAACTACAGCTGGAATGCGATGTACGGAACATTCTCAGCTCCAAATGTACCACCTCTTACCAAAGCGCAAATTTCTCCTGCGGCGGTATGGATGGGAAATACTTCCAATTCTACAACCACCAGCCTGGCTACCCAGACTAAAAATGGAGGCTATGGAGTATTTATGTGGTATGATTTGCACGGAACCAATGAAGCAACACAGCTTTCAGCAGGAACTCAGACATTATACGGAGAGCAGACTGTTTTAAGCACTCCTTTACAATCATGGACACAAGGAACCAATTGTGATGCACCTATCGGGTTGTATACAAGCAATCTTACAGGAACAAGCGCAAAACTAAACTGGTCAGCCGTAGGAGCCAATACTTATGATATTGATTATAAACCAGCATCTTCAACAACCTGGACGAATGCGGTGTCAGCAACAAGTTCCACTTCCGTAACTGTTTCCGGATTAACAGCCAATACCGAATATGACTGGAGAATCAGAACGAACTGCAGTGTGAAAAGCGCTTATATGTTTGCTCCAAGATTTACAAGCTCTTCAGGAACAACGCCTACAGGTTCTTACGCTCTGTCTCTGGATGGAAGCACGGAATCAGGAGCTGCGGGAAGTATGAATCTAAGCGGTTCTGCATTATCTTTTGAAGGATGGATCAAGCCTTCATCGTTCAAATCAGCATCTCCATATATTTCTTCGATCATGGGAACGGAGATAAGTGACAGCAATTCTGCATTCTTAAGATTAGGAGATGCAGGTCTGGCAAATAATAAACTGCAGTTTGTCGTAAGTATTAATAATGTACAACAAAAACTGGCTTCTGCAACTGCTCTGAATGCCAATACCTGGTATCACGTGGCAGCTACTTATGACGGTAGCAATATGAAATTGTATATCAACGGAGTTCTGGATGCAACTAAAGCACAGACCGGAAGCGTGAATTCAAACGGAGCGTTCAACGTTGGATATTTATATAACACTTCCAGAAATTTTAATGGTAAAGTAGATGAGGTAAGAGTTTGGAAACGTGCATTGAGCCAGACAGAAATCAGTCAGAATATGTGTAATGTAACAGTTCCGGCTACTTCACTGGCTGCCTACTGGAAATTTAACGAAGGCAGCGGTTCTACGGTTCAGGATATTTCCGGAAACGGAGTGACTTTAACATTAACAGGTGTTGATGCTTCTAATTGGGGAACAGATCTACCATGTACAACAGGAAGTTCTCTCTTGGCAAGAACGGGTACCAATCAAAAGGCAATAAATGCAGGGCAGATAAGCGTTAAAAATCAAATAAAATTATATCCTAATCCGGTAAGCAAATCTTCATCACTTACAGTCTCTGTTCCTGATGAATACAGCAAAGGAAAATTAACGGTTTATGATTTTAACGGAAGAATTGTAGACACAAAATCCCTGAACTCAGGAGACAATCAATACGAATTGAGCAGAATTTCTGCAGGAAACTATATCCTTCAGTTTGAATCTCATGATGGAAGCTTAAAACAATCCGAAAAACTAATTGTAAAATAA
- a CDS encoding SusD/RagB family nutrient-binding outer membrane lipoprotein, with amino-acid sequence MKINTIKTLVFGAAVLFSASGCTNDFDQYNQEKLGGPENFYADFIAVVNPMKSIQRGLQADYQLYPNLSADMYSGMFSTATPFNGGVNNLTYSMMDGWNNRIIARQQDIFNYSIIIDNAAKGNYPGVDFTGTLAVKKILKVITAARVSDSHGPVVYSKYEKPNPNGVTDFDSQQEAYNYFIADLTAAITDLQKVIAMTAIQNVEDKTSLKSADLVYGGNMAQWAKFANSLKLRLAMRMSYADPAKSKQYAEEALASPAGLITDNADNALISVGQSELSFIIYSWGDCLIGAPLMAYMNGYNDPRLSAYAIPAKDADVQGKYIGVRQGIDLLNGKSTYGAFSQPQAKSASGDYFSGTDGKMKLFTAAETWFLKAEAALRGYAGAGDIQTNYTTGVQQSFGEWGKSANVAAYLADTTSTEAPYVDPKNAENNVAVGNSQLSTITIAWNNGDTNERKLERIITQKWLSLYPNGPEAWAEQRRTGYPILFKVRKNDSGGAISTEAMIRRIPFTIDTKTSLYNYQQAAQMLNGPDTGGTKLWWDKK; translated from the coding sequence ATGAAAATCAATACTATTAAAACATTGGTATTTGGAGCTGCAGTTCTGTTTTCAGCTTCCGGATGTACTAATGACTTTGACCAATATAATCAGGAAAAGCTGGGAGGCCCTGAAAATTTTTACGCTGACTTTATCGCGGTTGTGAACCCTATGAAATCTATCCAGAGAGGGCTGCAAGCAGATTATCAGTTATATCCTAACCTGAGTGCAGATATGTACAGTGGAATGTTCAGTACCGCAACACCATTTAACGGAGGAGTAAATAACCTTACTTATTCTATGATGGACGGATGGAATAACAGAATTATTGCCAGACAGCAGGATATTTTCAATTATTCAATCATTATCGATAATGCTGCCAAAGGAAACTATCCGGGTGTAGATTTTACGGGAACCCTTGCTGTGAAAAAAATTCTGAAAGTTATTACAGCGGCAAGAGTTTCAGACAGCCATGGTCCTGTAGTTTACAGTAAATATGAAAAACCTAACCCTAACGGAGTTACAGATTTTGATTCTCAACAAGAGGCTTACAACTATTTTATTGCAGATCTTACGGCAGCCATTACAGATTTACAGAAAGTAATTGCAATGACGGCGATACAGAATGTTGAAGATAAGACCTCATTGAAAAGTGCAGATTTAGTGTATGGAGGAAATATGGCTCAATGGGCAAAATTTGCCAATTCACTAAAGCTGAGATTAGCCATGAGAATGAGTTATGCTGATCCTGCAAAATCTAAACAATATGCAGAAGAGGCTTTGGCTTCACCTGCGGGATTAATTACTGACAATGCAGATAATGCTTTGATCAGTGTAGGACAGTCAGAATTGAGCTTCATCATTTACTCATGGGGAGACTGTTTAATAGGTGCACCTTTGATGGCTTATATGAACGGATATAATGACCCGAGACTTTCGGCATATGCAATTCCTGCAAAAGATGCTGATGTTCAGGGTAAATATATAGGAGTACGTCAGGGAATTGATTTATTAAATGGTAAATCTACCTACGGAGCATTCTCGCAACCACAGGCAAAATCTGCCAGCGGAGATTATTTTTCCGGAACTGATGGGAAAATGAAATTATTCACTGCTGCAGAAACATGGTTCCTGAAAGCGGAAGCTGCTTTGAGAGGATACGCAGGAGCAGGAGATATTCAAACCAACTATACTACCGGAGTTCAACAGTCTTTCGGGGAATGGGGGAAAAGTGCTAATGTCGCTGCTTATCTTGCTGATACAACTTCTACAGAAGCTCCTTATGTTGATCCAAAAAATGCAGAAAATAATGTTGCTGTAGGAAATTCTCAGCTAAGTACTATCACTATTGCATGGAATAACGGGGATACCAACGAAAGAAAATTAGAAAGAATTATTACCCAAAAATGGCTTTCCCTTTATCCAAACGGACCGGAAGCATGGGCTGAGCAGAGAAGAACAGGCTACCCGATTCTTTTCAAGGTAAGAAAAAATGACAGCGGCGGAGCGATCAGTACGGAAGCAATGATCAGAAGAATTCCTTTCACTATTGATACCAAAACTTCATTATATAATTACCAGCAGGCTGCACAAATGCTGAACGGACCTGATACCGGAGGCACCAAGCTATGGTGGGATAAGAAATAA
- a CDS encoding MFS transporter has product MGKNNSGTRRIQPILWISTLYFAMGVPFVTINAVSGIMYKDMGVSDSQITFWTALILFSWTLKPLWSPFLEIYKTKKFFVISTQFAIGILFALVALSLPMHDFFKYSIALFAVIAFCGATHDVVADGTYIGFLTNKEQAKYIGWQGAFYNLAKIISSGALVYFAGILEKTKGVTHAWMIIMVIYALLFFVLAIYHYFILPKENKEEKKDEKTAGNVRTELLEVITSFFTKKKILWCILFIILYRFAEGFAIKIAPLFFKAPRTSGGLGLSTSDIGLIYGTYGSAAFILGSVLAGYFISARGLKKSLIWLCCAFNIPFVVYALLAHYQPSDLMPVGIAVVVEYFGYGFGFVGLMLYMMQQIAPGKHKTAHYAFATGIMNLGVMIPGMFSGMISDWIGYKMFFIWVLIATIPAFLATLFVPFPYPENQKEQQIN; this is encoded by the coding sequence ATGGGAAAAAACAACTCCGGAACCCGCCGGATCCAGCCAATTCTTTGGATTTCCACATTATACTTTGCAATGGGTGTTCCCTTTGTAACCATTAATGCGGTTTCAGGAATCATGTATAAAGATATGGGTGTTTCGGATTCGCAGATTACATTCTGGACAGCTCTTATCCTATTCTCCTGGACTTTAAAACCCCTTTGGAGTCCGTTTTTGGAGATCTATAAAACAAAAAAGTTCTTTGTTATTTCTACTCAGTTTGCTATAGGAATTCTGTTTGCATTAGTCGCTTTAAGTCTTCCAATGCATGACTTTTTCAAATACAGTATTGCGCTTTTTGCCGTAATAGCATTTTGTGGAGCTACCCATGATGTGGTAGCAGACGGAACATATATTGGTTTTCTTACCAATAAAGAGCAGGCGAAATATATCGGCTGGCAGGGTGCTTTTTACAATCTTGCCAAGATTATCAGCAGTGGTGCATTAGTTTATTTTGCAGGTATTTTAGAAAAAACAAAAGGAGTTACTCATGCCTGGATGATCATTATGGTGATCTATGCATTACTGTTTTTTGTATTAGCGATTTATCACTATTTCATTCTGCCAAAAGAAAACAAAGAAGAAAAGAAAGATGAGAAAACAGCGGGGAATGTTCGTACAGAACTGTTAGAAGTGATTACTTCTTTCTTTACCAAAAAGAAAATTCTATGGTGTATCCTCTTCATCATTCTGTACCGTTTTGCAGAAGGATTTGCGATCAAAATAGCTCCTTTATTTTTTAAAGCTCCAAGAACATCAGGAGGATTAGGATTATCCACTTCTGATATCGGACTTATTTATGGAACCTACGGCTCTGCAGCATTTATCTTAGGATCTGTATTGGCAGGATATTTTATCTCAGCCCGCGGACTGAAAAAATCTTTGATATGGCTATGCTGTGCATTTAATATTCCTTTTGTAGTATATGCACTACTGGCTCATTACCAGCCTTCAGATCTAATGCCTGTGGGAATTGCTGTAGTCGTGGAATATTTTGGCTATGGATTTGGTTTTGTAGGATTGATGCTTTACATGATGCAGCAGATTGCGCCAGGAAAACATAAAACCGCTCATTATGCATTTGCAACAGGAATTATGAATCTTGGAGTAATGATTCCCGGAATGTTCAGTGGGATGATCAGTGACTGGATAGGATACAAAATGTTCTTTATCTGGGTCTTGATTGCTACCATTCCTGCATTTTTAGCCACTTTATTCGTTCCTTTCCCTTATCCGGAAAATCAAAAAGAACAACAAATCAATTAA
- a CDS encoding GH92 family glycosyl hydrolase: MKKELLICFFTTLISVANAQQNKNDVLSWVDPFIGTGGHGHTFPGATTPFGMIQLSPDQNTKSGDWDWCSGYHYSSKTIMGFSHNHLSGTGWADLGDILVMPTVGQVKMVPGTEENPETGYRSKFTHDKEIASPGYYSVMLDSYGIKAELTASPRVGFHKYTFPKSSEANIIIDPTNKIFGNIYHTLVSVEGNNKIKGYCYSNGWGGKRFAYFVMEFSKPFKSYGVYADGKIKNDEKIALAKDAKAFVRFSTEDQESIEVKVSLSPVSTENAQENFDTEAQNIDFAKARETAQKTWRDLIGRFQVTGGTDSQRKIFYTGVYHTFIAPNLYMDVNGDYVAAQENMNTKWFTNYSTYSYWDGFRATHPLLTIMDQKHTKEFANSLISRYTDRKDHMPIWELCGYDNFCMLGYHSASVIWDAISKGVPGIDAEKAFAAMKDASLTDKMSSSDGGGGLNDYIKLGYTPSENGASVSATLEYAYDDWCILQLAEKLGKKDEAEVYRKRSMNFLNTFNKENNHFWPRQKDGKFLADFTLNDWKKLQPHWVSGNIWAYDFFVPHQIDEMMNLYGGKKGFEEKLDKTFTEALHMEGEQHVDISGFIGSLGFGDEPGHHVPYLYNYAGSPYKTQKMVKYIRDNMYAAKPDGIVNNEDCGQMSAWYIFSSLGFYPVTPGKPVYAIGAPQFPKASLKLENGKTFTVIADKISDKNIYVQKMFLNGKEYKSWELNHSDIMNGGELRFVMGSKPVK; this comes from the coding sequence ATGAAAAAAGAACTGCTAATCTGCTTTTTTACCACCCTGATTTCTGTAGCTAATGCCCAGCAAAATAAGAATGATGTTTTATCCTGGGTAGATCCTTTCATAGGCACAGGAGGGCATGGACATACATTTCCGGGGGCAACCACGCCATTCGGGATGATACAGCTGAGCCCGGATCAGAATACAAAAAGTGGCGACTGGGACTGGTGTTCCGGATATCACTACAGCAGTAAAACGATCATGGGATTCAGTCATAACCATTTGAGCGGAACAGGATGGGCAGACCTTGGAGATATTCTGGTAATGCCTACCGTAGGACAGGTAAAAATGGTTCCGGGAACGGAAGAGAATCCTGAAACAGGTTACCGTTCAAAATTCACGCACGATAAAGAAATTGCTTCTCCCGGGTATTATTCCGTAATGCTGGACAGCTATGGAATTAAAGCAGAGCTTACTGCTTCCCCAAGAGTAGGATTTCATAAATATACTTTCCCGAAGAGTAGTGAAGCCAATATCATTATTGATCCCACTAATAAAATCTTCGGAAACATCTACCATACGTTAGTAAGTGTAGAAGGTAATAATAAAATCAAAGGATACTGTTACAGCAACGGCTGGGGAGGTAAACGATTTGCTTACTTCGTGATGGAGTTTTCCAAACCGTTTAAGTCTTATGGCGTGTATGCTGACGGAAAAATCAAAAATGATGAAAAAATTGCCCTTGCTAAGGATGCCAAAGCATTCGTAAGATTTTCAACCGAAGACCAGGAAAGTATTGAAGTAAAAGTATCATTGTCTCCGGTGAGCACAGAAAATGCACAGGAAAACTTCGATACCGAAGCACAAAATATAGACTTCGCAAAAGCGAGAGAAACTGCACAAAAGACATGGAGAGATCTTATTGGCAGATTCCAGGTGACAGGAGGGACAGACAGCCAGAGAAAAATTTTCTACACAGGAGTTTATCATACATTCATTGCCCCAAACCTTTACATGGACGTTAATGGAGACTATGTTGCCGCTCAGGAAAATATGAATACCAAATGGTTTACCAACTACAGTACCTATTCCTATTGGGACGGATTCAGAGCGACTCACCCGCTGTTGACCATTATGGATCAGAAACATACAAAAGAATTCGCCAATTCCTTAATCAGCAGATATACGGATCGTAAAGACCACATGCCGATCTGGGAGCTTTGCGGATATGATAACTTCTGTATGTTGGGGTATCACAGTGCTTCGGTAATCTGGGATGCCATTTCAAAAGGAGTTCCGGGGATTGATGCTGAAAAAGCATTTGCTGCGATGAAAGATGCTTCTTTAACAGATAAAATGAGCAGCAGCGATGGTGGCGGAGGACTTAATGACTATATCAAATTAGGATATACACCATCAGAAAATGGAGCTTCAGTTTCAGCAACGCTGGAATATGCATATGACGACTGGTGTATCCTTCAATTAGCAGAAAAATTAGGAAAAAAAGACGAAGCTGAAGTATACAGAAAACGTTCTATGAACTTCCTGAATACTTTCAATAAAGAAAATAATCACTTCTGGCCAAGACAAAAAGACGGTAAGTTCTTAGCAGATTTTACTCTTAACGACTGGAAAAAATTGCAACCACACTGGGTTTCCGGAAATATCTGGGCCTATGATTTCTTTGTACCGCACCAGATTGATGAAATGATGAATCTGTATGGAGGGAAAAAAGGATTTGAAGAAAAGCTGGATAAAACCTTTACAGAAGCGCTTCATATGGAAGGAGAGCAGCATGTAGATATCTCAGGATTCATCGGATCTCTAGGATTCGGGGATGAACCGGGGCATCATGTTCCCTACCTGTACAATTATGCAGGAAGTCCTTATAAGACTCAGAAAATGGTGAAATATATCCGCGACAATATGTACGCCGCTAAACCTGATGGAATTGTCAATAACGAAGATTGCGGTCAAATGTCAGCATGGTATATTTTCTCATCATTAGGATTCTATCCTGTGACACCGGGGAAACCTGTTTATGCCATCGGAGCACCACAATTCCCGAAAGCATCATTAAAATTAGAAAATGGAAAAACGTTCACCGTAATTGCAGACAAAATATCTGACAAGAATATCTATGTACAGAAAATGTTCCTGAACGGAAAAGAATACAAAAGCTGGGAGCTTAACCACAGCGATATTATGAACGGAGGTGAGCTGAGATTTGTAATGGGAAGTAAACCGGTAAAATAA
- a CDS encoding glycoside hydrolase family 130 protein: protein MTAQSVMIPWQDRPEGCNDIMWRFSENPIINRYAIPTSNSIFNSAVIPFEDGFAGVFRCDNKAVQMNIFAGFSKDGINWDINHDPIEMQAGNTDMIESDYKYDPRVTFIEDRYWITWCNGYNGPTIGIGYTFDFKEFFQCENAFLPFNRNGVLFPEKINGKYAMLSRPSDNGHTPFGDIYISYSPDMKYWGEHRCVMKVTPFEDSAWQCTKIGGGPVPIKTEEGWLLFYHGVINTCRGFRYSMGAALLDLEDPTKVLYRTKPYLLAPAEVYELTGDVPNVVFPCAALTEGDKVTVYYGAADTVVAIAFGYISEIIDFMKKNSI from the coding sequence ATGACAGCTCAATCAGTAATGATCCCTTGGCAGGATCGCCCGGAAGGTTGCAATGATATCATGTGGAGGTTTTCCGAAAACCCGATCATTAACAGATACGCGATACCAACATCTAACAGTATATTCAACAGTGCAGTAATTCCTTTTGAGGATGGATTTGCAGGAGTATTCCGTTGTGATAACAAGGCAGTACAGATGAATATTTTTGCTGGTTTCAGTAAAGACGGAATCAATTGGGATATTAATCATGACCCTATTGAAATGCAGGCAGGAAATACGGATATGATTGAATCCGATTACAAATATGATCCCCGTGTCACTTTTATAGAAGACCGTTACTGGATTACTTGGTGCAACGGATACAATGGACCTACCATCGGTATTGGATATACTTTTGATTTTAAAGAATTTTTTCAGTGTGAAAATGCATTTCTTCCCTTCAACAGAAACGGAGTGTTGTTCCCTGAAAAAATCAATGGTAAGTATGCCATGTTGAGCCGTCCTAGTGATAACGGACATACACCTTTTGGTGACATTTATATCAGCTATAGCCCTGATATGAAGTACTGGGGAGAACACCGTTGTGTGATGAAAGTAACCCCTTTTGAAGACAGTGCATGGCAGTGTACAAAGATTGGTGGTGGGCCGGTTCCTATCAAAACAGAAGAAGGATGGCTGCTTTTCTATCATGGAGTAATTAATACCTGCAGAGGATTCAGATATTCAATGGGAGCAGCTTTGCTTGATCTTGAAGATCCTACAAAAGTATTGTACAGAACGAAACCTTATCTGTTAGCTCCGGCTGAAGTGTACGAACTGACAGGAGATGTACCGAATGTGGTTTTCCCTTGTGCGGCATTGACTGAAGGAGACAAAGTAACAGTATATTATGGTGCTGCTGATACCGTAGTGGCTATTGCCTTTGGATATATCTCAGAAATCATTGATTTTATGAAAAAGAATTCAATTTAA